DNA from Aggregatimonas sangjinii:
TGAATATACTTGATAGCCACCACTGTCGGTAAGGATGTTTCTATCCCACCCCATGAATTTATGAAGTCCGCCAGCCTTTTTTAGAATATCGATTTTGGGTCGGAGAAAAAGATGGTAGGTGTTGCCCAGTATGATATCGGGATTTACTTCTTCCCGCAATTCTTTTTGGTGCACCCCTTTTACGGAGGCCACGGTACCCACTGGCATAAAGATCGGGGTTTCTATCGTTCCATGGTCGGTAACCATGGTTGCGGCCCTAGCCTTGCTCTGCGGGTCTTTGTGTTGTATCGTGAATTTCAAATGTGCTGATTCTGGTCGCAAATATAATCAACTGGCCTGTTTAAGTTTCCTAAGGGGGTTATAAAATTCAGGTTTCGGGTTTGAGGTTTCGGGTTTCAGGTTTCAGGTTTCAGGTTTCAGGTTTCAGGTTTCAGGTTTCAGGTTTCAGGTTTCAGGTTTCAGGTTTCAGGTTTCAGGTTTCAGGTTTCAGGTTTCAGGTTTCAGGTTTCAGGTTTCTAGTAATAACCTATTAAATGTAATCATCCTACCTTTGTTTAGGCTTAATGTTTTTTTAGTTTTTGTTTGTCAGCAAATAAAATAGTGCGCTCAATGACGAACTAATTAGCCATTTGGAATCGCCATAATGCCCGCAAGTTTTTAGGTGCAGGGTGCGCTATGCACTCCTCATTCGTTCTACAAAGGACTTCATTCCCACAGCAACTCAATCGCAGCATTCGAGACTGGTTTGTGCTTGAACTTCATTTCGTTGATAACTCCTAATAAGTACCCTTGCGTACACAAAAGAATGCGGTTATTTTTGAACATCTTAAATTATGACAATGCCGAAACTAGAAGACTTACAGGATATCGTTCAACAAACGCGAAGAGACATTCTTCGTATGGTGCATAAAGTGAATTCGGGCCATCCAGGAGGTTCTTTGGGGTGCACTGAATTTTTCGTTGCGCTATACCATGAAATCATGGAATTGAAGCAGGACTTCGATATGGATGGTGATGGGGAAGACCTTTTTTTCCTTTCGAACGGCCATATTTCGCCGGTTTGGTACAGTATCCTTGCCCGTAAAGGTTTTTTCCCTGTAAGTGAGCTCAGCACCTTTCGCGAGCTTGACTCACGGCTGCAAGGCCACCCGACCACGCATGAAGGTCTCCCTGGCGTACGAGTAGCCTCGGGATCGTTAGGTCAAGGCATGTCGGTCGCTATAGGTGCTGCATTGGCAAAAAAACTAAACGGTGATCAGCACATCGTTTATAGTCTACATGGGGATGGAGAGCTACAGGAAGGCCAGAATTGGGAAGCGATCATGTATGCATCGGGCAATAATGTGGATAACCTCATCGCGACCATCGATCGTAACGGACAGCAGATCGACGGACCTACGGAAGAAGTACTACCCCTCGGGAATTTAAGGGAAAAGTTCGAGGCTTTCGGATGGGACGTACTGGAAGTAAAGGACGGGAATAACTTAGAAGCAGTCATTAAGGGATTGAAAGAGGCTAAGGTAAGAACCGGAAAAGGAAAGCCCGTATGTATGATTTTGGATACCGTAATGGGGAACGGAGTCGATTTTATGATGCATACCCACGCTTGGCATGGCAAAGCCCCTAACGATGAGCAATTGCAGGATGCCCTAGCACAAAATCCGGAAACTTTGGGAGATTATTAAAGCCGTCATCTTATTACAGGAAAACGAATGTTTTTATACATCGATTGAAAAGGTAAGCAGACCTATACGGTTTTCCAAAAAGCAAAATAATTGAATGAATTGATTTCCGCTCGAGCGGAAATGAAAAATAATAGCATGAAGCAATACACAGACCAAGGTAAGAAGGATACTCGAAGTGGGTACGGGGCAGGAATGACCGAACTGGGAAGAAGCCACCCCAATGTGGTAGCCCTATGCGCCGATTTAGTAGGCTCGTTGAAAATCGAAGACTTTATCGCCGAAAATCCGGATAGGTTTTTTCAAACCGGCATTGCAGAAGCGAATATGATGGGTATTGCAGCCGGGCTGACCATCGGGGGTAAAATTCCCTTTGCCAGCACCTTTGCCAATTTCGCCACGGGTCGCGTTTACGATCAAATTCGACAGTCTATCGCCTACTCCGGTAAAAACGTCAAAATCTGTGCTTCACATGCGGGGTTGACCTTGGGTGAGGATGGGGCAACGCATCAAATTTTGGAGGACATCGGTATGATGAAAATGCTTCCTGGAATGACGGTCATCAACCCCTGTGACTTTAACCAGACCAAAGCGGCCACTTTGGCCATCGCAGATCACGAAGGGCCGGTATATTTACGTTTTGGGCGTCCAAAAGTGCCTAATTTTACCCCTGCGGACCAAAAGTTCGAGATTGGAAAGGCGCTTTTGCTTCAAGAAGGTACTGACGTAACGATTATCGCGACGGGACATTTAGTATGGCCTGCATTGACGGCCGCCGAAAATCTAGAAAAACAAGGCATATCTGCCGAGGTCATTAACATACACACCATAAAACCTTTGGATGAAGAAGCCATCTTGAAATCCGTTGAGAAAACGGGATGCGTGGTCTCCGCGGAGGAGCACAATTTTCTAGGTGGACTCGGTGAAAGTATCGCGAGAACCCTTGCCCTTCACCTTCCATCACCACAAGAATTCGTAGCGACACAAGATACGTTTGGCGAGAGCGGAACAGCCGACCAACTGATGGACAAGTACGGTCTAAACAATAAATCTATCGAAGATGCCGTTCATAGGGTAACGAACAGAAAATGATAATGGTATCGTTTTTGATACCATTCTACAGTATTAAAAACGAGAACTATGAAAGTAACAAAGAGTATTCTGCTATGTGCGGTCTTTGCCCTTATCGGAGCTACCGCTTTTTCACAATCAGATTCAGGATTCGGTATTAAAGGTGGCCTTAACTACAATGGTAATGGCGATTATTTCGAATCTATCGGGGACGCTGCCCGAGAGCCCGACAGAAATTTAGGTTTCCATATCGGATTATACGGCAAACTAGAGCTCGGTAGGCTCTACGTTCGGCCAGAAGTGTTCTACACCAAAACAAAATCGGACTATGATGACGATACCTTTGATATGAGTAAAATCGATTTACCGGTGCTATTGGGTGCCAAAATCATCGGCCCCGTACATATTTTTGCGGGTCCGTCATTTCAATATATTATAAATACCGAGTACGACGGAATTACGATTGAAGACATTGAAAACGATTTCTCGGTAGGCTTGCATTTTGGCGGGGGGGTCAATTTGGGAAAATTGGGCATCGACTTGCGTTATGAAAGAGGGTTTGGAGATAATGAAGGCCGCTTCATCAATACCAATATCACATCGCTACCCCAGAGTAGAATAGACACCAGACCGGAACAATTGATTTTAAGTCTTTCTTATCGTCTTTAGAAGGCGGGATGCTCAAACGGCAATCCTGACTCGTTGCTAGCTATGCGCCCCTTATATTTTATGTCTTTCCGATTGTATTGACACAAAATAATTCTTAAAAACATACTGAATAAAAAAAGAGAGTGTCTATAAAGTATAACCTATACGTCATTACGAGCAAAGTGAAGTAATCTGTTTTTTCAAACCACGGGTTACAGATTGCTTCGTGCCTCGAAAAGACGGCTGAAAGTACTTTTTAGACACCCTCTTTTTTTGCTTGAATTCCTTCGTTCAGGAAGCTTTTAGCTATTGTCCGGGTCTAAATAGTCCGGAATACCATCCCCATCGGAATCGGGGTAAGTGACATTACCTTCGGCATCTATCTCAATTTCCTGCCGCGTTAAGATACCATCATTGTCGTCGTCAGTGTCCAAGTAGTTCGGTACAAAGTCATTCTCCTCGTCGGTATTGTCGTTAACCGGATTTCCATCCCCGTCCAAATCCTCTACAATACTGGGTACACCGTCCCTATCATGGTCGGCCGTATTGGCGATTAACAATTGAACATTGAAAATTAATGGTGCATAAGTCTGCCCTGGTTGTGTGCCACCAAAATAGGCCAAACCGGAGGGCATGAAAATAAGGCCTACACCGAAGTTGTCTATCTCAAAGGTGCCATCATCGTTCACAATGATATCGCTTCCAGATTTGAATTTGGGCAGTCCCCTTTTGAAACCGGTAATTGTTCCGGGATTGGCCTGGGTTAGGGTGCCTTGTAAATCCAACCAAATTGGCGCTCCGATATTACTATCGAAAATAGTACCGTCTAAACGAGACCCTTCATATTTTAAATAAACAGAATCTACGACAGTTGGTCTTTCACCTTCCCCAACACCCGTATCCAAATAATAGAGCGTGTGGGCGATATCGTTTTCCTCTTCAGTTAATCCAAATTGCGAAGAAGAGACCAGAACCGTCTCCTGTTCGACCTGAGCGGAGAGCGGTTCGATATCACTATCGGTATCGGACGTGATGGTATCTATACGAATCTTAAAATCGAAACCCTCAGGAGGATTCTCAAATTCTTGGTAATTGTAATAATGAGACTCCAGATAGGCTTTAATCGCAGCGTCATCTTCAATAGTCTGGTCGGCCAAAAGCCTTGGTGGTATCGCCTCTGGAGCATTTTCATCATCCTTTTTGCAGGAAGTTGCAACCACTCCGATACAAAACAGTACTACTAGAATCCTTTTTATTTCCATCTATGCGATATTAGCTGTATTCAGGGGCGCAAGATACAATTTTCCCTTACTTTTGTGGAAGACCTTAACAAAGAATTTTGATAGACGATGCGTATTGACAAATACCTTTGGAGCACCCGCTATTTTAAGACCAGGAACATTGCTACTACCGCCTGTAAAAAAGGGCAGGTAAAGGTAAATGGTCAAGCCGTGAAGCCTTCAAGGGAGGTCTATCCGATGGATGAAATCGTCGTTCGTAAAAACCAAATCAACTATCAGCTCACGGTACTCGATATTCCCGCCAGTAGGGTCGGTGCGAAATTGGTCGACATCTATCGAAAAGATACTACCCCGAAAGAAGCTTTTGAACAAAACGAATTACTTAACTATTCAAAAGACTACTACCGCAAAAAAGGAAGCGGTAGGCCTACAAAGAAAGACAGAAGGGAAATCGAAGGGTATTTGGAAGAACCAGAAGCCCCCTCGCGCCCATCTTCGGAAGCAGAATAACGTATGCTTTTAGAATTCGTTCTTTATCTTTGGTTGGTAAACTTCTTTTTCAATGGAAAATACGATTCTATCCCATCAGCAAATTCAGCACACCATCAGACGCATTGCCTATCAGATCTATGAAGCCAATGTTGATGAAAAGGAAATTGTCATCGCAGGTATTGAAGGCGGCGGATTGAATTTTGCCAAAAAAATACAGCTGGTGTTGCGAAAAATAACCCAAGCCGATATTTTGCTATGTAAGGTGACCATGGACAAGTCCGACCCTTTAGCGAGCGGGGTAACCACTTCTATAGGAACGGAGCAATACCAAGATAAGTCAGTAGTTTTGGTTGACGATGTGCTTAATTCAGGTACCACATTGATTTACGGGGTACACCATTTTTTAAAAACCCCGCTCAAGCAATTGAAAACGGCCGTCCTTGTCAATAGAAACCATAAAAAGTATCCTGTAAAAGCGGATTATAAAGGTATCTCTTTAAGTACTTCACTAAAAACCCATGTGCAGGTGGCATTTGCCCCCAAAAATGACATGGTCTACTTAGACTGATAGTTTCGCTATTTCCGATACGATTTCCGAGTTACCCTTTCCATCACAAGAAATCACATGATGGGCCTGGTTGTAAAAATAACTGCGCTCAAAAAGATGTTTTCCGATAAACTCCGGCAATTCCTCGGTGGGGATGTTCTTTATCAAGGGACGTGCGGCCTTCTCGCCTTCCAGGCGTTGCACAAGAGCAGGAAGAGATAATTTAAGGTAGTAGCTCATCTGGGTCGCCTTTAAAATGGCAGCCATATTATTGCCGTAACAAGGCGTTCCACCACCTGTAGCTAATACAAAGCTTTCTTCCTTTTGCAGCACTTCCTGAAGGTATTGGTGCTCTTTTTTTCGAAAGTAAATCTCCCCTTTTTCGGAAAAAATAGTGGGAATACTTATTCCTTCGGCAGTTTCGATGTAGTCGTCTAAATCAACAAATTTAAAAGAACTCCGTTCAGCCAGCTTCCTGCCAACCGTCGATTTTCCGCTACCCATATACCCTATTAAAACTATCTTCAAAGTTTCGCTTTTGGTAAAAATGATGGATTTTTTTCCAAATTCAAAGAAAAGGGAAATTTCTTAAGAAATCGACTTGTTAAATAAATTATTGAACTTATATTTGCAGCCGCTAAGGAAGAAACTTAGCACTGAAATTTTGACCTGGTAGCTCAGTTGGTAGAGCATCTCCCTTTTAAGGAGAGGGTCCTGGGTTCGAGCCCCAGCCAGGTCACTTAATCGGATGTCATCCGAGACCAAAACCTTGCTAATCTTATGATTTGCAAGGTTTTTTGTTTTTAGAGAAGTCATTTGATATGATGCCAATTGATTTAAAATGTCTACAAATCGTCTACATTTTTTTAAATCGTCTACAAAATCGTCTACACTTCTTTAACTTGACTTAAAATAAGGAAAACTCCTTGCTAGTTGATTTGACTTTTGTCTCAATTATTGTTTAACAATTAGGACAACAACTATGCGAACAACTTCAACATTATCAGTTCTATTTTGGATTCACAGCCATCGAGTAGATAAAAATAATTTATCAACTGTAAATGCTCGAATTACCGTTAGCGGTAAAAAAGTAATCATGAGTTTAAATCAAAAAGTTGATGTGGATTTATGGGATTCCAAACGCCAAAGGGTCAAAGGGACTGGCAGAACTTCGAAAACCATTAATAACTACTTAGATGAAGTAAGGTCAGAACTTGTATTTTGTTATCGAGATTTAAAGTTAGAATCGAGAGTACTTACCCCACAATTAATTAAAGCTCGCTATCTAGGTGAGGACAAAAAAGTTCATTCTTTAAAAGATATTTTTGAATATCATAATGACAAAATGGGTATCAAACTTGCTACTAAAACCCTGTGCCATTATAAAACAAGTCAAAAGTATATTCTAAGTTATATTTCTAAGGAATACAAAAAAGAGGATATATACCTCCAAGATTTGGACTACGAATTCGTAATAGGCTTTGAGAGCTTTTTACGTTCATATCAGCCAAGACACTATCAAGGTCGCATTGGCAACAATGCCGTAATGAAACACATTCAAAGACTCAGAAGAATGACCACTTTAGCCTATCATATGGAGTGGATAGCCCGTGACCCCTTTGTGAAATTTAAACCAAAAATAGAAAAGAAAGA
Protein-coding regions in this window:
- a CDS encoding transketolase, producing the protein MPKLEDLQDIVQQTRRDILRMVHKVNSGHPGGSLGCTEFFVALYHEIMELKQDFDMDGDGEDLFFLSNGHISPVWYSILARKGFFPVSELSTFRELDSRLQGHPTTHEGLPGVRVASGSLGQGMSVAIGAALAKKLNGDQHIVYSLHGDGELQEGQNWEAIMYASGNNVDNLIATIDRNGQQIDGPTEEVLPLGNLREKFEAFGWDVLEVKDGNNLEAVIKGLKEAKVRTGKGKPVCMILDTVMGNGVDFMMHTHAWHGKAPNDEQLQDALAQNPETLGDY
- a CDS encoding transketolase family protein, with the protein product MKQYTDQGKKDTRSGYGAGMTELGRSHPNVVALCADLVGSLKIEDFIAENPDRFFQTGIAEANMMGIAAGLTIGGKIPFASTFANFATGRVYDQIRQSIAYSGKNVKICASHAGLTLGEDGATHQILEDIGMMKMLPGMTVINPCDFNQTKAATLAIADHEGPVYLRFGRPKVPNFTPADQKFEIGKALLLQEGTDVTIIATGHLVWPALTAAENLEKQGISAEVINIHTIKPLDEEAILKSVEKTGCVVSAEEHNFLGGLGESIARTLALHLPSPQEFVATQDTFGESGTADQLMDKYGLNNKSIEDAVHRVTNRK
- a CDS encoding porin family protein, translated to MKVTKSILLCAVFALIGATAFSQSDSGFGIKGGLNYNGNGDYFESIGDAAREPDRNLGFHIGLYGKLELGRLYVRPEVFYTKTKSDYDDDTFDMSKIDLPVLLGAKIIGPVHIFAGPSFQYIINTEYDGITIEDIENDFSVGLHFGGGVNLGKLGIDLRYERGFGDNEGRFINTNITSLPQSRIDTRPEQLILSLSYRL
- a CDS encoding FKBP-type peptidyl-prolyl cis-trans isomerase → MEIKRILVVLFCIGVVATSCKKDDENAPEAIPPRLLADQTIEDDAAIKAYLESHYYNYQEFENPPEGFDFKIRIDTITSDTDSDIEPLSAQVEQETVLVSSSQFGLTEEENDIAHTLYYLDTGVGEGERPTVVDSVYLKYEGSRLDGTIFDSNIGAPIWLDLQGTLTQANPGTITGFKRGLPKFKSGSDIIVNDDGTFEIDNFGVGLIFMPSGLAYFGGTQPGQTYAPLIFNVQLLIANTADHDRDGVPSIVEDLDGDGNPVNDNTDEENDFVPNYLDTDDDNDGILTRQEIEIDAEGNVTYPDSDGDGIPDYLDPDNS
- a CDS encoding RNA-binding S4 domain-containing protein, whose product is MRIDKYLWSTRYFKTRNIATTACKKGQVKVNGQAVKPSREVYPMDEIVVRKNQINYQLTVLDIPASRVGAKLVDIYRKDTTPKEAFEQNELLNYSKDYYRKKGSGRPTKKDRREIEGYLEEPEAPSRPSSEAE
- a CDS encoding phosphoribosyltransferase family protein; amino-acid sequence: MENTILSHQQIQHTIRRIAYQIYEANVDEKEIVIAGIEGGGLNFAKKIQLVLRKITQADILLCKVTMDKSDPLASGVTTSIGTEQYQDKSVVLVDDVLNSGTTLIYGVHHFLKTPLKQLKTAVLVNRNHKKYPVKADYKGISLSTSLKTHVQVAFAPKNDMVYLD
- a CDS encoding shikimate kinase — translated: MKIVLIGYMGSGKSTVGRKLAERSSFKFVDLDDYIETAEGISIPTIFSEKGEIYFRKKEHQYLQEVLQKEESFVLATGGGTPCYGNNMAAILKATQMSYYLKLSLPALVQRLEGEKAARPLIKNIPTEELPEFIGKHLFERSYFYNQAHHVISCDGKGNSEIVSEIAKLSV
- a CDS encoding site-specific integrase; the protein is MRTTSTLSVLFWIHSHRVDKNNLSTVNARITVSGKKVIMSLNQKVDVDLWDSKRQRVKGTGRTSKTINNYLDEVRSELVFCYRDLKLESRVLTPQLIKARYLGEDKKVHSLKDIFEYHNDKMGIKLATKTLCHYKTSQKYILSYISKEYKKEDIYLQDLDYEFVIGFESFLRSYQPRHYQGRIGNNAVMKHIQRLRRMTTLAYHMEWIARDPFVKFKPKIEKKEREFLTKKELERIEQFSTSFERLTVVKDLFVFGCYTGICYGDIMDLTKNNIVRGIDGNQWLMANRNKTGTPFKIPILPVAEKLIHKYQNHHRTHFNGKLLPSISNQKLNSYLKEVADLCNIEKNLTFHMARHTFATTVTLTNGVPIETVSKLLGHTKLATTQIYARVVERKLSEDMMLLRQKLG